The Solenopsis invicta isolate M01_SB chromosome 12, UNIL_Sinv_3.0, whole genome shotgun sequence genome window below encodes:
- the LOC105194046 gene encoding uncharacterized protein LOC105194046 isoform X2, producing the protein MKCRAFVPTFVVSDAWFEVVSRSIVFHIFSVISYPEFSTRVSTGSVSRVSKTKGRAFVSSANRCKEDLGSQTYVRQLRPKRSWTEQPSAANGYVRARTESSSRDLFVAQPRKSMAMWESDKFQEDDNADGIGGNFDNILVTHDLQDCLDDTLDLSSFEKVYEQSAVFDYSDRYSDDDTAINEGLPVDDNTTDHINHISPNEIYMRIHQGQDDAFFEEHATTHETVAIESMDPDNNQKHINRYNCQYEGCTRTYSTIGNLRTHMKTHKDTARDRYTCNLFMRREFSKLSGEYRFKCAEPSCGKAFLTSYSLKIHIRVHTKVKPFECNYKGCEKAFNTLYRLRAHQRIHSGNTFNCEETGCVKFFTTLSDLKKHIRTHTQERPYKCREKGCGKAFTASHHLKTHKRTHTGERPYVCTFENCKRRFTTPHSLKSHIKTHNKTVNNDTKHKNNRSDDMAEKQRMLTQLELKLVKVSASNTTIPSYAVIPISTGLVQNDGNMSNVSVKNAEQVTPTNVMDIITHRKLDAKLNYISTKDKEDLNETTGVALLATDIVLDNFNDAISVFNNNEDYNEFKVFNEMTESHVQHDNLIDVAGHQNHPHKSTSLPEAHSDSIARQDQSVPINLGQKIMQDGLQNAIAHISEGASFTSNMKQYKNKSITASDNVFTNRSNAENISDNSDALYSANCITSHITDIISSSNEAHLFESGMDTLSFINDANLQNESLITVPNHNLHANAVTNAHSEAVEAVELAMATEEELHSSWIDVMALATAPALREQPWSELNAFPTVHSLVDLVGPDPLEIETQLQSTENLKNVNATSTENVDIVQCQKIAEYEYKMGNEKNKNRNVLQEITADADICKCIDCKCNNLQNCQNCTNNPAAEVTKKDTVQIVNDFMSSLQNKCSCNAESGGCDSCCVVICLKTLQQLQKIFSNCCKNTSNVTNTCCREKLLPSSMKYQVARNQ; encoded by the exons ATGAAGTGTCGAGCGTTCGTACCAACATTCGTTGTGTCCGATGCATGGttcgaagtcgtgtcgcgttcaatcgtgtttcacATCTTCTCCGTTATCTCGTATCCCGAGTTTTCGACACGCGTGAGTACCgggagtgtttcgagagtgtcgaAAACGAAGGGTCGCGCGTTCGTGTCAAGTGCGAATCGTTGTAAGGAGGACCTTGGATCTCAAACATATGTTCGACAGCTGCGGCCGAAACGGAGCTGGACGGAGCAACCAtcagcggcgaacg GTTATGTCAGAGCACGGACGGAAAGCTCGTCGCGCGATTTGTTTGTCGCGCAGCCCCGAAAAAGTATGGCGATGTGGGAGAGCGATAAGTTCCAAGAGGACGATAATGCAGACGGTATCGGGGGTAATTTCGACAATATCCTGGTGACGCATGATCTGCAGGATTGCCTCGATGATACCTTGGATCTGTCCAGCTTTGAAAAGGTCTACGAGCAGAGCGCGGTGTTCGATTACTCCGATAGGTACTCCGACGACGACACTGCTATTAACGAGGGGCTACCTGTCGATGACAACACGACCGA tcaTATCAATCACATCAGTCCAAATGAGATTTACATGCGAATTCACCAAGGTCAGGATGATGCATTTTTTGAAGAGCATGCAACTACTCACGAAACTGTTGCGATTGAAAGTATGGATCCAGATAATAATCAGAAGCATATCAATCGCTACAATTGCCAATACGAAGGATGCACTAGAACATATAGTACCATTGGAAATTTACGTACTCATATGAAAACACACAAAG ATACTGCAAGAGATAGGTACACCTGCAATCTTTTTATGCGGAGGGAATTCTCAAAACTTTCAGGCGAGTATCGATTTAAATGCGCAGAGCCGAGTTGCGGCAAGGCCTTTCTCACGTCCTACAGTCTAAAGATCCACATTAGGGTACACACAAAAGTAAAACCGTTCGAATGCAATTACAAAGGCTGCGAGAAAGCGTTCAATACCCTTTACAGACTGAGAGCTCACCAAAGAATTCATAGTGGCAACACATTCAACTGTGAAGAGACTGGATGCGTTAAATTCTTCACTACTCTAAGCGATCTCAAGAAACATATACGTACTCATACTCAAGAAAGACCGTACAA atGCAGAGAAAAGGGTTGCGGAAAAGCCTTTACAGCTTCACATCATTTAAAAACGCACAAGAGGACACATACTGGTGAACGACCGTACGTCTGTACTTTTGAAAATTGCAAACGACGTTTCACTACTCCTCATAGCTTAAAGAGCCACATAAAAACTCATAACAAAACTGTGAATAATGATACG aagcataaaaataatagaagtgATGATATGGCTGAGAAGCAAAGAATGTTAACTCAATTAGAATTAAAACTTGTAAAAGTGAGCGCGAGCAACACCACTATACCATCGTATGCTGTTATACCAATATCTACAGGTTTAGTGCAAAATGATGGAAACATGTCAAACGTGTCTGTGAAAAATGCAGAACAAGTAACTCCTACTAATGTAATGGATATAATAACTCATCGTAAGTTAGATGCAAAACTCAATTATATTTCTACCAAAGACAAAGAGGATTTGAATGAAACTACTGGAGTTGCGCTTCTTGCAACGGATATcgttttagataattttaacgATGCAATCAGCgtttttaacaataatgaaGACTATAAcgaatttaaagtatttaatgaaaTGACTGAATCACATGTACAGCATGACAATTTAATAGATGTAGCTGGGCATCAAAATCACCCGCACAAGTCAACTTCGTTACCGGAAGCGCATAGTGATAGTATAGCTAGACAGGACCAATCTGTCCCGATAAACTTAGGACAGAAGATCATGCAAGATGGTTTACAAAATGCAATAGCACATATTTCCGAAGGGGCAAGTTTCACTAGTAATATgaaacagtataaaaataaatctattactGCTTCCGATAATGTGTTCACAAACCGATCAAATGCAGAAAATATATCTGATAACAGCGATGCGTTATATAGTGCCAATTGCATTACTAGTCATATTACTGATATTATAAGTTCCTCAAACGAAGCCCACCTTTTCGAGAGTGGAATGGATACTCTCTCGTTCATCAATGACGCGAACTTACAAAATGAGTCTCTTATCACAGTTCCAAATCATAATTTGCATGCGAACGCTGTTACAAATGCTCACTCCGAAGCCGTCGAAGCCGTTGAACTTGCGATGGCGACCGAAGAGGAATTGCATTCCTCTTGGATAGATGTGATGGCATTGGCAACTGCACCTGCATTGAGAGAACAACCTTGGTCGGAATTAAATGCCTTTCCTACGGTTCATTCTTTAGTGGATTTAGTAGGTCCAGACCCACTAGAGATAGAGACTCAATTGCAATCTacggaaaatttgaaaaatgtcaaCGCTACGAGTACAGAGAACGTTGATATTGTGCAATGCCAAAAAATTGCAGAATATGAGTATAAGATGGGTAATGAAAAAAACAAGAATAGAAATGTTCTGCAGGAGATCACGGCGGATGCTGATATATGTAAGTGTATTGATTGTAAATgcaataatttgcaaaattgtCAGAATTGCACAAATAACCCGGCTGCAGAAGTTACGAAAAAAGACACGGTACAAATTGTAAATGACTTTATGTCTTCGTTGCAAAATAAATGTTCCTGCAACGCCGAGTCCGGTGGTTGTGACTCTTGCTGTGTTGTAATTTGTTTAAAGACACTGCAGCAGCTACAGAAAATATTTAGCAATTGTTGTAAGAATACTAGCAACGTTACAAATACATGTTGTAGGGAAAAGTTGTTACCATCCTCGATGAAGTATCAAGTAGCCAGGAATCAGTGA